The proteins below are encoded in one region of Clostridium fermenticellae:
- a CDS encoding kinase: MEAKVRYPGSFGEVIQGKVSGHDMLLSCPVNVYTNVKIYETNNPTNKNKYEKSSIFLYNVLKEWNLEGLYKNMDIEINSDIPCGKGMASSTADLCALYYCLIKMFDRQFNEDELKNECIRIEPTDSIIYDKMTLFDYKFGNTVYKIGSYFKYNILAFEGRNIVNTVEFNNRVLPSLSDVDDLIPYLKQAVQEKNSEKLSFVSTESILRNQKRLKYDWIEEIIRIKNNTGGLGIIGAHSGSVLGIIYDDKQKTEFALKTLKNYSNLFSIYSLKTLMGIRII, translated from the coding sequence ATGGAGGCTAAAGTCAGATATCCCGGAAGCTTTGGAGAAGTGATTCAGGGCAAAGTAAGTGGACATGATATGCTGCTGTCCTGTCCTGTTAATGTTTATACTAATGTTAAAATATACGAGACAAACAATCCTACAAACAAGAACAAGTATGAAAAATCATCTATATTTCTATACAATGTATTGAAGGAGTGGAATCTTGAAGGTCTTTATAAGAATATGGATATAGAAATAAATTCTGATATACCATGTGGTAAGGGAATGGCAAGCAGTACAGCCGATCTTTGTGCACTTTATTATTGTTTGATAAAAATGTTTGACAGACAATTTAATGAAGATGAATTAAAAAATGAATGCATAAGAATTGAACCGACAGACAGCATAATTTATGACAAAATGACTTTATTTGATTATAAATTTGGCAATACAGTCTATAAGATAGGCAGTTACTTTAAATATAATATTCTTGCATTTGAAGGAAGGAATATAGTGAATACTGTAGAATTTAATAATAGAGTTCTTCCAAGTTTAAGTGATGTAGATGATTTAATACCATATTTAAAACAGGCTGTTCAAGAGAAAAATTCAGAGAAACTTTCTTTTGTGTCAACGGAGAGCATACTTAGAAATCAAAAAAGGCTTAAGTATGATTGGATTGAAGAAATTATTAGGATAAAAAATAACACAGGAGGACTTGGAATCATTGGTGCACACAGTGGCAGCGTCCTTGGAATTATATATGATGACAAGCAAAAAACAGAATTTGCTTTAAAAACTTTAAAAAACTATTCTAATTTGTTCAGTATATACTCATTAAAGACTTTAATGGGAATAAGAATTATATAA